The Drosophila bipectinata strain 14024-0381.07 chromosome 2L, DbipHiC1v2, whole genome shotgun sequence genome has a segment encoding these proteins:
- the Vm32E gene encoding vitelline membrane protein Vm32E produces the protein MHFIALIVAVCVALAGASCPYSSGGITAPPCPKNYLFSCQPNLVPAPCAQEAASYGSAGAYTEHIPFYVGYPNHQQVEQYQERIARAALIDGLRGLTQGIQDQQY, from the coding sequence ATGCACTTCATTGCTTTGATCGTGGCTGTCTGTGTGGCCCTTGCCGGCGCTTCCTGCCCGTACTCCTCGGGTGGCATCACAGCTCCTCCCTGCCCCAAGAACTATCTGTTCAGCTGCCAACCCAATCTGGTGCCCGCTCCCTGTGCCCAGGAGGCTGCTTCCTATGGATCCGCTGGAGCCTACACGGAACACATTCCCTTCTATGTGGGATACCCCAACCACCAGCAAGTGGAGCAATACCAGGAGAGGATTGCCCGAGCGGCTCTTATCGATGGCCTCCGTGGCTTGACTCAGGGAATCCAAGATCAGCAGTACTAA